In Zalophus californianus isolate mZalCal1 chromosome 16, mZalCal1.pri.v2, whole genome shotgun sequence, the sequence GACACAGGTCTTCATGGTCATGGCTACAGCTGTGCTTCTGTCCTTTAACTTGATATCAAAAGCCTTTCTCTCCTCATTGCTGGACGTTTGTCAGAACCACTGTTTTTTAATGGCTACCTGAATATCGCTGAAGTCCTGGAGTTTTCTACCCTGAGCTATTACGAAGCTGCCCTCTCAGGGCGCCCATTCCTTCCCCACCAGCCCACCCCGcatgccctccccctgccctccgcCCACCTCCCTGTCACCCTTCTGTCTCTGCCACAGGAATATGGGGACACCGTGTACACCATCGAGGTTCCCTTTCACGGCAAGACATTCATCCTGAAGGTGAGTGAGGGAAGCAGGTGTCCTGGAGGGTCCTGGagcctccttctctgtctgaGGTTTCAGCAAGGAGCTGAGGGGCCTTCTGGCAGGTTTCTCCCCACCAAGAGGGAAGGGCTGCTGTGCCCAAGCATGTCTGGCCCCACCCAGCCCTCTGCCCGCCCTGCCCCAGaccttcctgccctgccctgccgaGCTGGTGTACCAGGAGGTAATCCTGCAGCCGGAGAGGATGGTGCTGTGGAATAAGACCGTGACCGCCTGCCAGGTGAGCCAGTCCGGGGCGCCCAGCCTGGCCATCtctcagggcaggggcagagcaaCATGGCGGGTCAGGTGCAGTCATCCCCCAGCACTACCATGTCATAGAACTGCTCCGTGCCTCAGCTTCCCTGTCTGTACAGTGGGGCTGATGGTAATGGCGCCTTCTGGAGAGGGTCGGGAGGCTGGAGAGGGAGCACACAGAcagagcccagccctgggcctgggaGTGGCTCTTAGTAAAGGGACCTGGACAGAGAGGAGGCTGGTCTGGGCGTTCCCTGAGGTGCTGGGACCCTTTCCCTGGGGTGTTCCTGGGCTGGGCTGTACCTCACACCTCTGCTGGCCTTTAGATCCTGCAGCGAGTAGAGGACAACACCCTCATCTCCTACGATGTCTCTTCGGGGGCCGCGGGCGGGGTGGTCTCCCCCAGGTGAGCACCACCAAGCCCCTCCTCtcaggcaggcttcctgcccttGGATCGTGGgcttggctccctgctcctggtcTAACCCTCCCGCCCCCAGGGACTTCGTGAATGTGCGGCGCATCGAGCGGCGCAGAGACCGATACCTGTCCTCAGGCATCGCCACCACCCACTGCGCCAAGCCCCCTACACACAAATACGTCAGGTGAGCCTTGCTTTGCCTGGAGTCATCCCGGCTGGCCTGTCCCCTGGTGGCTGTGAGGGCAGAGTAGGGCACAGCATGGACCGCAGGGCGCTTTCTCCTGCCGAGGCTGCCTTCCTGTCCCCTGTCCTGCTGGGCTCTGCCCCTCCCGGCCCCTAGTCCTGCTAATCTGCTCTAAGTCCTGGAGACTGGGGGATTGAGGGCTGGAGCCCAATGCCCAGGCTGGAGGGTGGCTCCAGGGATAGCCTGAGGACAGGGACGAGGCCATGGAGGGGGGCTGGGAGCCACGAGGTGGCGCTGGTCCAggcgacctgagcagaaggctcTGTGTCCTGGAGCTTTACCTCCCTGCCTGAGCAGAGTTGGTCCCGCTGCCTTGCCTTTTCCCAGACTGCTCAGAGGTCCCCACGAAGGAAGAGGCACCTGTCCCGGGGCATCCTCCAGTTCTCCTGCTGCCTCAGCCTAGAACCCAGTGCTGCGGGCGGCCTCCTCCCCGATTCTCCGCTCTCCCCATCCTTCCTGGGGTTCcagagagcactgggtgttgagTATGAGATTTGACACACCAGACCCCTGGACGACGAGCTGGCCTCTTTCTGGGCGCCAACTTCCTTATCTGTAGAGTGGGCTGAGCGCACTCAGTGGGGCTGTGGGGGAACCGACTGGGGGATGGGATGTGCCCTGCCCGCCTCCTGGGAAGGCGCCCCCTCCTCGAGCCCCGCCAGCACCACACCGCTCCCCGAGTCGGGCCGGGGTGAGAAAAGCGTGCACAGCCCACCCCTCCCAGCCAGAGCTGACCGAGAATCCCTGAACAGAGAGGATGACGGCTGCcactggggatggggggagggggtgggggggtgctgagAAGGCTGCAGAAGGGGGAGCTGAGCCTCACAGGATACGTGGAGGGCTGTATCCTGTGGCCTCTGGGACACCTGCTCTGGGCCGTGCTCAGGCTGAGGGGCAGTTGCTAGACCAGTAGCTCCCTTCCCTCTTTCACCCCAGTCCAGGATGGGCCAAGAATGGGGTGTGGGGTCAGGTCGGAGGCCTTGCCTGGCTCCAAGGTGCCCCCCAATGGTGCTTTTCTCGTAGGGGAGAGAATGGTCCTGGGGGCTTCATCGTGCTCAAGTCAGCCAGTAACCCCCGAGTCTGCACCTTCATCTGGATCCTGAATACAGATCTCAAGGTGGGGGTGCGGAGCTGCAAGGCCGGCTCGGTACAGTAGAGGAGACCCTGCTGGGGCGCCTTGGGGTGGGGCCTCCTGTCATGCTCAGGACCTCACCTACTCCGCCTCCTCTCTCATGCTCAAATTGGGGGCCGGGTCAAGATGGTCTCCTGAGTTGCTGGAGGGCCTGTATGTCCCCTTACCTCTGAGTTTCGAGGCCCTACGGAGCGGTGGCTGACTGCCAAGCCAGCCCCTCCTAGGTCTGTTTCTGTGGCTGGTGCCAAGAGCCGGCACAGCGTGTTCTTTCTgccaggggtgagggggagagggtggcTTAGGCTGCATTCCAGAgctgcacctgcacctgctgCTCTCACCCAGggtaccccccacccccgctggtGCCTCTTGTGGAGGGGGGAGCCCCTGCTGAGGGCAGGCCATCCCGAAACTTCCTCCCGCCATCCCGAAACTTCCTCCCACCTTCCCGCAGGGCCGCCTGCCCCGGTACCTCATCCATCAGAGCCTCGCGGCCACCATGTTCGAATTTGCCTTTCACTTGCGGCAGCGCATCGGAGAGCTGGGGGCCCGGGCGTAACCGTGCCCCCTCGCCACCCTGCAGGCCAGGGTCCTGTCACCACAGCCTTCAGAGCCAGAGAGGGGGCCAGTGGGGCTTCCCACCACCCACAGAGGACCTGGCCTCAAGCAGTGGGGAGGAAGAAGTTTCCTCCTGTGGCAGCCCCTGGGCCTCAAGCTGCCACCCTCCAGCATGCTTCGCTGTGCCCGGGAGCCGTGAGCAGGTTGGGAGGTTGGGCACCTGGACTCCGGGGCTTTGCCACCGAGGCGAGTGGGGTCTACCCTGCCGATGTTTACACAGTGACTGGCCCTGCCTCCTGGAGGACGAGATGATGCATGGCGCCCTGCCTAGCCGGGGGCAGAATCTGGAATGGGAGCGGCAGCCTCTGTGCGAGAGCGCCAGGGCCCTGAGCAGGATGGAGGTCAGGGCGGCCTGGTCACTGGTCACCGGTGTTAAGGTGCAGGAGCCCCTTTGTCTGCCTGCTCTCTCATCATggttttttaggattatttaaaGGGTCTGGGACCTTTTTCCACATGTACTTGTTGGGGAGTGGGTGGCAAGTGGGGGTGGTGGGTGCTGGCAGTGAACCCCTGCCGCCTCCggtttctctccttcccccagggTTCCTTGGGGACCTTTGTAATTTGAGCCAGTTATTAAAAACgaactcagaaagaaagaaagaaaaaaagcagcccCCCCTGCCTAGCCtctggagggaagaggagggcagcactgtggaggtggggaaggagccaGACACGTCCCACACCCTCTCACACCCTTCCAGAGCCGGCGGGAGGTCAGAGCAAGTGGGGACCTTGTTCCGGGAGCCCCCTACTTTCCTGCCTGGGCCAGCTGGACAGATGATTGGTCAGAGAAAaatgccccaccccccagccaggcCTCCTGTGAGGGAAGGTCAGTGGAAGGTCTCCTGCCCAGGaactgaggggaggtgggagaggcccGGTAGCATCCGAGGCAGGCCTTGACTGTCCTTGGGGTCCCACAGccggcctgggggtggggcctgggcttcTGGGTCACTGAGGCACCTCTgggatctctgtctctctggctgcactcagctgtcccctctgccccagCACTCTCCCCAGGGGCAGCACAGAGTCAGATCGCAGGCAAGGGCCGGAGCACTGCAGGGGCCACCgccatccctgccctcctccctccctccctgcaggctTCCGAGGGGGCAGCTTGCATTGAgccaagcaggggaggggggcgggtccTATCTTGGTCCTGGCTTaggtgtgtgaccctgggcagatgtacctctctgggcctccatttcctactttgttgaaatGAGACTCATTATGTCGTAGGGCTGTCCCAAGATTGAAACAAGAGTCAGGGCTAGTGCTTCAGTAATCAGGAGGATGCAGTTCTGCCCTAGGTGGGCACCCACGGGCCTTGCCACCCGTTGGGTACTCTGCTGTTCCTGCAAGGTCCTCGTCTCAGCTCCTGTACGGCCTCTTCCGGCACCCTTTGCTGTGTCCCCTCAGTgatgcccccacccctcctcccccccatgCCCAGCGCCCTGTGTGCCAGCTTCCTGCTTCATGAGTTGTTCCCGTTGGGTGCTGGGCTTTCCCCACAGCTgtcctgctccttcccctgctccccttCAGTGAGAGCCAGCCCCCTCCCAGGTGGCACAGTGGAGCTGCTCAGGCCGTTGTGACCAGAAaatggggcccagagaggggcagaggttgCCCCGTGGCTGATGTGGGGGTAGAGCCAGATCTGACTGTGCCATTCATCAGAGCCCCTAGATTTGCATCGCACCTGCCTTGGGGTGTTGCTGGGGatagagctggggagagggggaggggagccgcCTCCCACACCTGCTCTTTCCACCCTGACTGGCCTGACGTGGGAAACCACTTCTCTGACCACTGGCCACTGGAAAGGAGAACGTCTGGCAAAGGCTCATGCCCAGGGTCCCAGGTGTGGAGCTAACCACGTCGTTTCTGGCCAGTGCGGTGGTGGCTGTCGTGGACCGGGTCTCAGTGCAGAtcccagggcctttgcccttgATCCCAGGCAGAGGAGAGCCGTGGGAGCAGGACCCGATGGCCTGGTACAGAGCCCCGAGTGGGCCTCGATCCCTGCCACTGCCTGTTCTGCTTACAGACAGGCCGCTGTCCTCCctgggcgggaggggaggggtggggcagagagcaAACGCCAAGGTGGCACGAGGCTGGGCATGTGCCTGGTCTCAGTGTCTAAGGAGTGTCACACACCTGGAGGTGTCACTCTGACGACCTCTGCTCCCACTGGAGCATCTTAATCTCTTTAGAAGCTGACCGCTGACCCCAGGCGGCGACTGGAGTCCAGGGACCCCCAGCCCCGCCCTGGGCCCAGAGTCCCCCATTGGTGAGCCTTGGCTCTGCTTATAGCATCTGACGCCAGAGGGGCTGAAAATAGcccctggaggaggtggaggagggggctaTTTAAAGGGCCTGGGAGGAGCAGAGCTGAGAGCGAGTGAGCACTGATCATGGCCACTGCAGAGCTGAGCTGCCAGGTGTCCGAGGAAGACCGAGAGCGGCGAGAAGCCTTCTGGGCCGAATGGAAGGATCTGACATTGTCCACACGGCCTGAGGAGGGGTGAGTGCCAGGCAGCTGGGAGTCCCTCTCCCCTAGAACACCTCTCCTGAGCCTCACACGAGgccagagcacagagccctgcaGAAGTTTCTGGGGGTAGGGACAAGGAGAGGGCCCAGGGGGGAGAGTGGAGTCACCCCTTCTGCATCCCAGATCCTGGCAAGCCCCAGggagccccctgcccagctcatgACTGGAGGGTAGCAGATTTCAGGAGCTCAGtgtccccctgccctctcctccccagttGCTCTCTGCACGAGGAGGATGCCCAGCGGCACGAGACCTACCACCAGCAGGGCCAGTGCCAGGCGCTGGTGCAGCGCTCCCCCTGGTTGGTGATGCGTATGGGCATCCTCGGCCGTGGGCTGCAGGAGTACCTGCTGCCCTACCAGCGGGTGCTACCACTGCCCATCTTCACCCCCGCCAAGATGGGTGCCACCAAGGAGGAGCGCGAGGACACCCCCATCCAGCTGCAGGAGCTGCTGGCCCTGGAGACAGCCCTGGGTGGCCAGTGTATGGAACGCCAGGACGTGGCCGAGATCACCAAGCAGCTGCCCCCCGTGGTGCCTGTCAGCAAGCCTGGCACCCTGCGTCGCTCCCTGTCCCGCTCCATgtcccaggaagcacagagaggctgagaGGGGCGGTGACTCGGGCTCCACCGGGCCTGCTGTGGGCTGGGCCCTTCCTGGCTAGGACCATGGAGGGGAGCTGCTGGCCATGGATGCTTCGTAGTTTGCCCAGAGTTGGGGGCTAGGGGAGGAGGGAGCCGGAGGCCAGGATGCCTGGGTCCCCTGAGCTCCCAAAGGGAGGGGAGTGAAGACAGTGGGCACGAAGGATAGAGAGCTGGGGGCCAGCATAGCCaagtgcccccagccccaggagaaGGGACAAAAGATGCTGGTGAGGACAGAGGTCCCTGAGGGGAGTGACCCTGGTCTAGGCTCCAGTTTCAGAGAAAGATGAGGAAAAGGGGATCTGGAATGCTCTAGGAAGGAGGCTTGAAGGAGACCAGAGTGAGGGGGATGTgaagagggcagaggcagagtggAGCCCCCAGCATCCTCTGTTAGCGCTGCAATAAATGCTCAGTCGTGTTCGAGACTTCTTGTTCCAGTCTTTTTCCTTGTGGGGGCCGGCCCATtggtgtccccctccccccagctcactTCTGGGAATAGGCCTTGCACCTGAGCTAAATATGGCAGAGCCGGTGGGTACACTCCATGCTTGgttgtgggggcgggggagacagGGACAGAGCTGTAAACAGGGTATCCGTCCGGTCCGCCTTCCATGCCCTGGCTCTGCTGTGCAGTGCCTGGCCTCTGTGTCCAGTCCCCTGGCACTGGGCAGTGTCCAGCAGGCCAGCTGGCATCCAGGGTTTGTTTAAATGATCTCATGGAGTAGAGGGAGGGGCCTGGCGCCAGGACTGTCCTTGGCTGTACCTAAGGGTGTGAATGGGGTCACTGACCCCAAGGCTGACCTACCTCTCAGTTCTGAATCCAGACAGAATCAATTCTTGGCTGGGGTCAGGCACTCCGCCCTCCctgaccagggagcccaggcTGGGTTTTGGGGAGTGGAGGGTCAGGTTCTTGTCTGTGACCCCTGCAGCTTCGTGACTCCTGTCCCAACCTGGTTACCTGGCCCAACAAGGAGACATGTTCCCCTTGGGACGAGATGGGGGCACAGAGGAGGCTGGAGGCCTATCTGGACAGGGGCTGGTAGCCTACCTAGGGCAGAGGGACAATGGACTGGCCCAGAGGGGTCCAACTCCAGGAAGACCACTGGAGATGGCCACATGGAATCCACTTCCCATCCGGGCGCGGGGGGGATAGGAGGGAAGACCCTGGCATCTTGACCTGGAGTGCCAAGCAGGACCTGCAGGCCTGGCCTGGGCCGCTCCCCGAGAGAGGGGAATGTAGTGTggcctgggggaggagaggggtcaGAGAGCCCAGACTGGCGCAACCCCAAATCCCTTGGCGGGGAAGGCCCAGCCCGCGCCCTCTGGGCCCCGGGGCGGCCTGGAGAACGCCTGCGCCCTCCCGCCCTCCCCACGGTCCCGCGCCCCCGACATGGCCATGGCCAGAACGTCCCGAGCCTTCTGCTCTCGGAAGCCCCCAGATAAGCGGATCGGAGCCCGCAGGGCCCGCGGGGAGGCCCGGCGGTTCGGCTGGCTAAGTGCATTAGCCCCGATCGCGTCCCCTATCGCGGCGGCCATCGGACGGGCGGGGCCGGAGCTGCGCTCTGGGGCCCCCGGGCGACCGTGGCGGAGGCCAGAACGGACTGTGCTttccggggtgggggtggagggcgcTGGGGGACGGGGGTTGGTAGGAAAGGACGGaagagggctggaggaggggcggggggggcagctGGGGTGACCTGGGTGTGACCCCGGGACGGGATGTCTCAGGAAGGAGAAGTCGGCGGGGGCTGGGCCCGGGGTCGGGGACGAGGGCGCTGGGAGGTGGGCACTGGGAGAGGGCTGATTCGAACCCTGGCCAGAGAGAAGGGATGGGGTGCCGGGCGAAGCGGGTGAATGGCTGGGGAGCCGGAGGAGAGCGGCGGGAGGAGCTGGGGACCGGCGGGGCAgggatctaagggtcctgggggCACGAAGCTGGCTCGGACCAGGCCCGGTGAGGCAAAGGCTGGATGGCTGCGGGAGCAGCtgcggagcgggggggggggggggggggggggcacacgcGCCCCGAGTGTCTGCTGCTCGGACACTAAGGGTGATGGATGGGCTGGGGGAGATGCAGCGCGGAGCCCCGGGCGGCTCCAGGCGCAGCCGCCGCCCCCGCAGCGGAGGGTCGGGCGGGGAGTCGGGCGGCAGATAAAGGGGCCGCGAGGCGAGAGGACAGCGCGGGCGACGACGGCGGAATGAGCGCGGCAGACCCGAGTCCCACTGCGGGCGCGGCCCCCGACTCGGACCCGGGCCGGGCTGCCGTGGCCTCCGCCTACCAGCGCTTCGAGCCCCGCGCCTACCTCCGCAACAACTACGCGCCCCCTCGGGGGGACCTGAGCAGCCCGGACGGCGTGGGGCCTTGGAAGCTGCGCTGCTTGGCGCAGACCTTCGCCACCGGTGAgcacggggaaactgaggcccggaggaCAAGAAGTCATCAGAGAGCTAAATGGGCATGCGTGAGCGAGCCCCATGAGGACCAAGAAGCAGAGATAGGTAGTTAAGAggtgaaaacagaagaggaagagaagcaataTCCCTTAGgtagggggcagaggagagagacctGTGGAGAGGGCACTGGGAGATGAAGTGGGGGGTGCAGGAGAGACCCCGAAGACCCTCGAGACAGAGGGGGAGGCCGAGATCGAGATcggggagggaagagaggccaTGTGCAGGAACTGCCAGGCACCTCCCGATTTCCCCACCTAAGCCTCACGGAAGGGAGGGGCGGTCCTACAGATGTGGAAGCTGAATCTCAGAGGGGGTTAAGTCCTTTTCCCAAGGTCGGTCAGTCCACGTTGAGGCCAGGACTCAGACCCAGGTTAGCTGATGCTTTTTCCAGAGAGAGGCGCACTTCCAGAGGGAGAATCGAGAGAGGCTGGGAGaagcaggtgagggagggagggactgaggCGGGGTTGCCTGGACAGTGCTGGCACAGGActctcctgctctgctcccccccccccccgccccccggccagGTGAGGTGTCAGGACACAGCCTCATCGACATTGGTTCGGGCCCCACCATATACCAGCTGCTCAGCGCCTGCACCCACTTTGAGGACATCACCCTGACAGATTTTCTGGAGGTGAACCGCCAGGAGCTGGGGCTCTGGCTGCGGGAGGAGCCTGGGGCCTTCGACTGGAGCACGTACAGCCAGCATGTCTGCCTCATCGAGGGCAAGGGGTAAGGGGGCTGCCCATGGagtggcgggtggggggggcaaCAGAGGACTGAGCGTGGGGTGGCCCTGAGCCCTGGTCCTGCCCCTGCACAGTGAGTCCTGGCAGGAGAAGGAGCGCCAGCTGCGAGCCAAGGTGAAGCGGGTCTTGCCCATCGATGTgcaccagccccagcccctgggcgCTGGGAGCCTGGCGCCCCTGCCTGCTGACGCCCTGGTCTCTACCTTCTGCCTGGAGGCCGTAAGCCCGgaccttcccagcttccagagggCCCTGGACCACATCACCACCCTGCTGAGGCCTGGGGGGCACCTCGTCCTCATCGGGGCCCTGGAGGAGTCATGGTACCTGGCTGGGGAGGCCAGGCTGGTGGTGGTGCCCGTGTGTAAGGAGGAGGTGATGGCGGCCTTGGTTCGCAGCGGCTATGAGGTGCGGGACCTGCGCACCTACGTCATGCCTGCCAGCCTTCAGACAGGTGTAGACGATGTCAAGGGCATCTTCTTCGCCTGGGCCCAGAAGAAGGCGGGGGTGTGATGGCCCAGTGCACCCAGTGCTGGTGGCTCACATACACCCAGATTCTCTGTTATGTGAGGTGGCAcctaataaagaaataagttcCTCCTGCTGAGCGTCAGCTTTGTCTGTGGCTCTCCTGGGAAACAAGGAGCTCTCTCTGAGGTTGTGGGGGTGTGTGGAAGCCACCAACCCTAGCCTTTTTTTCCAGAAGCTTCCATGACAGTAGGTTTCTTTACCACTCATTCTTCCCAAACTAAGTCAAGGCCAGAGGGAGCTCGTTCAGCATttgctgtgtgccaagcacctATTAGGCCCACTCGGTCCTCACACGCAGCAGGTCCTGTTGTCCTGTTTGCAGGTGAAGCTAGGAAAGGTTAAGTAACAAACAggagtagaggggcgcctgggtggctcagttgttaagcgtctgccttcggctcgagtcatggtcctggggtcctgggatcgagccccatgtcggactccctgctcggcgggaagcctgcttctccctctcccac encodes:
- the LOC113939469 gene encoding telethonin, with amino-acid sequence MATAELSCQVSEEDRERREAFWAEWKDLTLSTRPEEGCSLHEEDAQRHETYHQQGQCQALVQRSPWLVMRMGILGRGLQEYLLPYQRVLPLPIFTPAKMGATKEEREDTPIQLQELLALETALGGQCMERQDVAEITKQLPPVVPVSKPGTLRRSLSRSMSQEAQRG
- the PNMT gene encoding phenylethanolamine N-methyltransferase, whose translation is MSAADPSPTAGAAPDSDPGRAAVASAYQRFEPRAYLRNNYAPPRGDLSSPDGVGPWKLRCLAQTFATGEVSGHSLIDIGSGPTIYQLLSACTHFEDITLTDFLEVNRQELGLWLREEPGAFDWSTYSQHVCLIEGKGESWQEKERQLRAKVKRVLPIDVHQPQPLGAGSLAPLPADALVSTFCLEAVSPDLPSFQRALDHITTLLRPGGHLVLIGALEESWYLAGEARLVVVPVCKEEVMAALVRSGYEVRDLRTYVMPASLQTGVDDVKGIFFAWAQKKAGV